A window of Flavobacteriales bacterium contains these coding sequences:
- a CDS encoding deoxyribodipyrimidine photolyase: protein MNTDFSQILQKLDLLKPVEYAKNRNYIDGDVSKLSPYISRGVISTKQVFEYVMAQGYPFYKIEKFVQELAWRDYWQQIWIDKGTHINSDLKNKQDGVKNHLIPKAIVDGKTSIKAIDDSIAEFYESGYIHNHLRMYIASLCCNVAKSHWKLPAQWMYYYLLDGDWASNALSWQWVCGSNSNKLYYANQNNINKYCHTTQQNTFLDIEYHQFNDLHIPNELVELIDLKLTTTLPKMTEEIKIDTNKPTLIYNFYNLDPQWKVNVDANRILLVEPSVFENYPISNKSMEFMIDLSKNINDIQLYVGEFKELKKITEESHIYYKEHPLNHSYEGTKEDRDWIFPIKGYFPSFFKYWNKCKKHIK, encoded by the coding sequence ATGAATACAGACTTCTCACAAATACTTCAAAAGTTAGACCTACTTAAGCCTGTTGAATACGCCAAAAACCGTAATTATATTGATGGAGATGTCAGTAAATTATCGCCTTATATTTCTAGAGGTGTAATTTCTACCAAACAAGTTTTTGAATATGTTATGGCTCAAGGCTATCCATTTTATAAAATCGAAAAATTTGTACAAGAATTAGCATGGAGAGATTATTGGCAACAAATTTGGATAGATAAAGGCACCCATATCAATTCTGATTTAAAAAATAAACAAGATGGCGTTAAAAACCACCTTATACCAAAAGCTATTGTGGATGGAAAAACCTCAATCAAAGCTATAGATGATAGTATAGCAGAATTTTATGAAAGTGGATATATACACAACCACCTGCGTATGTACATAGCATCACTTTGTTGTAATGTGGCTAAATCTCATTGGAAATTACCTGCTCAATGGATGTATTATTATTTGTTAGACGGAGATTGGGCAAGTAACGCTTTAAGTTGGCAATGGGTATGCGGTAGTAATAGTAATAAATTGTACTACGCCAATCAGAACAATATCAACAAATATTGCCATACTACTCAACAAAATACTTTTCTTGATATTGAATACCATCAGTTTAATGATTTACATATTCCTAATGAATTAGTAGAACTTATTGACTTAAAACTGACTACCACCCTACCCAAAATGACTGAAGAAATTAAAATTGACACCAATAAGCCTACATTGATATACAACTTTTATAATCTCGACCCACAATGGAAAGTAAATGTTGATGCGAATAGAATTCTTCTTGTCGAACCATCTGTTTTTGAAAATTATCCAATTTCAAATAAATCAATGGAGTTTATGATTGACTTATCCAAAAATATTAATGACATACAATTATATGTGGGCGAGTTCAAAGAACTAAAAAAAATTACTGAAGAGAGTCATATATATTATAAAGAACATCCTTTAAATCATTCTTATGAAGGAACAAAAGAAGATAGAGACTGGATATTTCCTATTAAGGGTTATTTTCCTAGCTTCTTCAAGTATTGGAATAAGTGTAAAAAACACATAAAATGA